GAGTCAGATGAAGGTGGCTCCCCCCCTCCGGACTACAACTCCGCCTTCCTCTACCCTTCCCTCTAGCCTCTGCTCATATTCTAACTCCACACAGGGTAAACACTTTCCTCCTTTTAACTCCCTCACACTATGTTATTCTGCCTGTTCACACTCGCTGCTTCCATCCACTACCTCAGTATTAAAACCTGTAATTAATCATCTCTTCTGATTTCTTTTAGGTCAGAATTAAAACCGACATTAGTTGTTTTCTCAGAAACGACAACTGTTTGATGATGAACCAGAGTGATCAGAGCAGCTGCCTGACATCACTTATCCTATCGCAGTTATAACGAATGTATTCACTGAGCGTATTAATATACTGGTACCTCGTGCTCTGAGCTTTGTGCAGAGGAACACTGCTGTATGAAATAACCGTTCCTCTGACACAGCCACTATATGCTGGACAAGATATTACTCACTGAACTATAGTATGTGTATcctatctgtatttatttcagtgTCCTTAATATGCCATACTTTTTTCACTATGTCTATGTTTcattctctgggaaattggtaaaaaagttgaaaaaggTCAGATTTTactatgttaaataaagttataaaacaaatcctggatTTCAGATCCAGAACTGCAGCAAACTTTTATGGGTTCTTTCCTAATCTATACACCATATCCTTCTATCGTGTAAATCCGTGcagtagtttttatttaatcctTCACTAACAGAAGGAACActtcttggcggaggtaatgcTTGAATCACCACTACAGGAGATACAACCAGTACAATACTATTATCTAAACCACATGGTTAACATTGCCATCTtggaaaaactgtatttacagCATTGACATGTCTTTATTATCCATGAAATTTtgcatttagtttttataaattACTGATGTTTAACCAGTTTAAAATGGGTTCAAGTGTCTAATATTTTCATAAGTTTACACTTTAAATTTAACGGTTGAGGTATAACGTGGGTATTCTTCTTCTGGTCGTATATAAACATGCTATAAAGTGATTTGAACGTAAACGTGACATTTtttaccacaaaaaaaaacagagacatcGCTCATGTAATCCATTTTGgtattctttattaaaatactGCTGTACACACAAATATTGCAAAATTTGAGACAATGAACACAAGAGGGGCTTAAAACATACTAAGATGGTGATTGTAGGTTTGTTGATGTGGTGTAGGAGAACGTTGTCACTAATATTAActggagtgtgtatgtgttaccATGTGGAGGAGAGTGATATGAGCACTGACGTTGTGTAGGCCGAGTCCtggaggattgtgtgtgtgtgtattgaggATTTTCTAAAAGCACCACATTCACCAGGTATGCTTTGTCTGTTCATTTCACTATAACAGAGGAAGTAGTACATGACCTACCACAGCTGGCTCCCTGCACGTTTGTTGCCCTCAAGAACTGAGACCGTTGACATCAGATACAACTTTGAAGAGATGACGTGAAACCGAATGCAGCAAACACGCTGTGCTCGATTTCGCCGTCACCTTGATTTGCCCCGTATCTGACGCCCGACCCCTGTTGTTTTGCAGTCTCACGTTTGTACACATTCAACAGCTACTGAGAAAAGACGAAGGCATCAACAACGGCGATTTGACACAGCTTGGGTTCCATTTTATCCGGGTTAAAGTGGGTTTGCACCAAATTCATTCAAACAATTTTGACACCCGATTAACAGAATATGAACTGTGCTTTAGGGCAACATGACAATCCCTCGTTGCGTGATCTCTACGTCTCTCCACGCCGTTAACTTCCTAAAACCTCCATCTGAAGACGTCCCACCCACTCCACTGTAGCTCATCTATCTGACTGGACAGGGGGCAGCCAATGACAGCAAAACACATTCAATCATTGGGCCCCTCCAGCTGTTTGTCATCCTGAGAGAAATCCAAGCCATCCGAGTGAGTGGCACAGACAGCACCACTGCTTTGTCTCCAGCACGTTTCATGAtcttaaaaaaaagtcaactAAAACAAACCTTCGCCCTCCAGCCTTTCCCCTTTATCCTAAACCCCTACAGGAATTGGTCCACAGAATAATAAAAGTTGAATTGAGGCAAAGATTGAATTGCCCTcccatttcccatcatgcatccctgcacaacagcagagaaaaaaagggcTAGAATATTCACAAAAAGCatcacttttgttttcaaaagcAGAGGGCCCTAACCCCCCCGGGGGGAAACAGAGTTtgggacagaagagagggggagTAGGTAAAGGGATGATGAGGGCAGGCGGAGGGGTGGGGGACAAAATAAGGACATTCCACAAAGAGGCAGCTGTGGCTCCACCTCAACAGAAGCCCCACCCACAGTCTACACCCAAGTGCTGGACAGCCAAACAAAAATATCCCATCATTCAGCAGTTCATGTCATGGCGTCCATTAAACAAAAGGTGGTTGCTGCATATGTAACAAACACTTGGTAGACGTTATCAGAAGACACCCATTCCTCAAAGCCAACAGAAACCACGTTTCACCTCATGAAACCCAAATCCCAGTCCATGCTAGCCCACCCGCCCACACATATGCGCCTGATATTCCACATCTGCTGaactaaaatgtcagaaatccACCCATTTATTTCCAGTTTTAAGAACCCTTCCCTCCCACCCAAGTGGTTTGTCCTTTCTGAGGGGGAACCAACAACCAAGGCAAAGGTGGGCTTTACCCATTCCATTAAACAGATGCCCCCATGAAAGTTTTGAGTGGTGTGTCCCGTCTCCTTGTGCGTCAGAATGAAGGGGTGTGGTCTCCAGCCGGAAGAGAGATGCAGTCATTAAAAAGCTGgattcttttgttgttgttcgaATTGGGAGTCTGCTCTGGTTTTTAAGTCTGTGTGTGACTTAAGCTCTCTCTGTACACCTTGTAGGCCACTCacacatttcataaaaataaaaaaaattaaccaaaaaattaaaatcttaGTGCATCCTCCTCAGAAAAATAAGCCCCAACTttagaaataaacaataaaagcagGAAAGAAGTTCGAAACCTTGTGGTTTGTTTCTCGTTTTGTTCcccaaatctaaaaaaaatgtcatcatacTTGTTTGTCACAGTTTCCGTATTTgtcctttttatgtttttccttttgtatcTCGATTTTCAGCTGCAGGGTTtaggaaaactaaaaaaaaaacacgttagAAAAAGCCATCCTCGTGGACAGGGTCAGTGTATGTGACTGAGGTTCACGAAGCCCTGCCCCGCTGCCTTCGCCATGCTGATGTCATCTTTTTAAAGCCTGGTCCTCCGCTGTAGTGCAATAGTGTGCTCCAGGTCGGGGCAGACACACCCCGGGCCCAAAGAGGGCGCTACAGAGAGCCAGAGGCTGCGGCCTGCAGCTCCTGGAAGGTGCTGTCAAAGCAGCGCTTCAGGTCCGAGTAGGTCACAACCAGGATGCTTTTCTCATCCCGAGACACAAGACTGATCTTCTCAGGAACACCAGCATCCAGCTGAAGAAAACAAAGTCAAcaattatttatgtatattcCAGTAGTAAGGAGTTGCACCGTTTTAAAGAAAAAGCTAGCAACTTTTATAAATCCCTTGTTTTGTACTTCAAAGAGAATCTTTTTTAGaattaatattataaaaataaatttatcTGCGACAAttttttcaagcaaaaataTCACCCCGTCTTATTTGCCTTGTTAACGCATAGAAACCACATAGTTACGTTTTGGACATGACTGTGTTGGGTTAGGAAACTGTGGTTGCTAAAATTAAGCTTGGAAGAAACCTATCAACAATCTAGAATAATGAGGAAGATTAATCGATGAAAATAACTTCTTCTTGTAAGATTCTGTGCTTCTTAGAAATACTGTGAACCTTGCATAGCTGAGATAAGAATATGAAGATTCGTTGGGGTAGGTGTGAAGCTTGAGGGTattaataaaatagaaaactCAAATGTTTGTTAGGTACAGAATGTCCCTTTTAAACCCGCTTCAAATTTCAGAAAAGAGaagtgagaaaagaaaatattaccAGCCTGTGATAATTATACAAGAAACAACAAATAAGTTGGGGCGTGAAGAAAAAAGGAACCGTCACTGACTTTGTTGAGGCAGGAGACGATGTGGCTGAGGTCGATCCAGGGCGTCCCAGCTTCTGTCACCTGGTGAAACAAGTGATCCCGCAAAAGCTTCAGGAGGTAGCGGTCCCCCGTCTCTGACCACGATGGGTCCTTCTGAAACCTGATCACACAAGCCAAGGTTATCGAGGAGTAACGGGAATAGAAATGGCGCATATTAATTGGTCTTTGCACACGCTCGACTCACTCTGGACGCTCATTGATGGTGCCCAGTTTGGCCAACAGTCGGAAGAGACGGCCATTTTGTACCTCCTGCAAATAAGCAAACACTGGTATTATTCATGAGAAACGTTTTAAAATAAGTGGAAAGGTGCAGACAGCATCCCTGAAGCATAAAAACAGAGGattgttgaaataaaaacagaaaaaaaaagaacttatCACTTCAGGGAAACTGAAACCTCTGTCACTTGACCTTCTGTCTATACATGGTGCCGGACCCTGTTTTCTCGCAGGTTCCATTTGACACTTCCTTCTTTTTGAAAATCACAATGTTCTTCTAAATATATTAATTTTTGTATGCAGTCTTATCTCTGATTGTtgatttatggaaacaaaagacaacagGGGCCAACTCCAACGTCACTGATGATTCCAGGAAGCTTAAACATCAGAAACAACTGTGGACACCTAGCTCAGATAATTCAGTGTTTAGAGGAAAAGCTGCTGTACTACTGACCATGTGCAAGTGGTCACAAATCAGATTGTGGACAGGTTATAGCTCACCTTCCATCTCTGCTGATATATTTTTACTCATGCCTTGCCTTTCCTTTCCCTTCCTCGTCCCTGGCTGTCTCACCCTGTCAATCGTTTTCTGCATAGTTGGACAAGGTGAATATGATTGAAGCCTGAAGGTGCAAGCGTCCTCCTCCGTGCACTTAGGAAGATACTTTCCAAACTCTCTGGCCACAGTAGCTCGAAACTTACACTTATTGCTGAAAAACAGAGCTGCAATTATAAGCCTTTGAAGAAACTGGTCATATATCTTAACATTGATAGAAATCAAttataataaaatcaaaaacctAAATCAGGTTTTAACCTAAGAAacataagataaataaatgaaaaataaaaaatagatatGTTGTGTACCCAGCAACCACTGCCAGAGGCTTGACACAACAGTGATGTTGCAATGATGCAGCCACAAAATTTTGAACACATTATGTCCTtctgtttaaatgaaaaaagtttttagttttttaagcaAAGAGAGATGGCCTGATGTACAGGAAACACTCACACCAGCACAGGTATGAGCAGATCACTGGCAGGTTTGGACTGCTACCCTATTTTCCAAACATAGTTTTTGTAACTCCTCTGTAGCAATAAATACCAAGGTTATTAACCGGATATTGCGCTGTTCTCTTAAACAGTTTAACCGACATCTTCTCATTTAAACTGTGGATTTGTTTGGGAACAGTCACACTTAATCGTCCGGACATTAAAGAAAAGCGGAAACTGACCTCATGTGCATTTACAAATGGTGGATGTGTTGTTAAAGGAAAGGGGAAGAATGATTAGGGAAAAAAAGTGAGGTGAGAGTAGATTGGTCCACGCGTTCATGTACTCGCATGAGGAAACTGAACTCAAAGTGAGACTGCAAAGCGATCTACCGTACAACATCCTGTGTGAACACACAACTTCCCTcttaactaactaactaacttacTAACGGCCTACTTCTGGCCTCGTCCAACAATATCCATCTGTTAACAACAGGACTGAGTCTTTTCTACTCAAACATGCTTTTCAAGTTGAGACACAAACTCTGTCCGTGTTTTTGAACATAGATGTTGCGCTCCGCTTATACCTTGGCCAGGTCCTCCTCGATGACATCGTTCCTCATCTGCGATGCATCTAGCTGTGTGTAGAATCGGGCTCCGATCATCGGCATTATGTCATTGACGCTGCGCATGCGAGACTGTTCTGTCAGCAGatacctgcacaaacacagcagcagtcagAGTTTACCCTCGGGGTGAGTTAGAACGGTCCAATGAGTATATGTGGCatttattttggaaacaaagcTCTTTGGTGCCAACAGATGTTACAGATCATTGCTCTTAGCCTATTGTCCCAAACCCAAGTCAGGTGAAAATGTCTTAGTCCAAGGGCTTTCTGAGTCATCTCCAACTTCAATTAGCAACAAGTCTCTGTTGTGTGCAAAATTCAAAATGACATGCTGCTTCATGCATGTTACTTACAGAATGAGGTTCTTGAGGTCTGAAGAGTAGTTGATAGACACCAGCTCCATGGCCTTCTGCAGGTTCTCCCTTTGAATGCCAGCCAGGGAGTTACATGCCAACGCCAGCACCACCTTGCCCAGTGACACTAGGTCTGCTTGCTACAagataacacacacatcacagaaaTCCTTGTGTTAATGatcacacatttttaaataacgCAAGCCACAGACATGTATGTGCAACGACTTTCGCCATTTGCACAGTGTGCATGTTTATGTGATGTGAGTTCATGTGTAATTGACCACGAGTGGGCAACTTCATAAGAAATACCTGGTACTGTGGCATTAGGGCAAGATGATTGGTCTGACTGCTGTCAAATGTTAAGACATCAAACACTCCAACACAGTTCACCCGTAACCTCAGGAGATAAGAGAACATTATCAttagtttgtgtgcatgtgtgcacacgATCACATGGTGTGAAAAAGGAAGCCTAATCTGAAAATGAGTTTCCGCTTTAGTTATAGTTTTATCTACATTTTCTGTGCTGGAACTTGATATTCAGACATATATCGCCTTTTATGGTTATGAGTCACAGGctttaaacaacatttaatgATGAGCTGTCTGCTGAGggggttcatgtgtgtgtgatataccTGGTCTTGCCAGTGATGAGAATCTTGCTGGGGTCCATGACACGACAGGCAAGGCCCGCGGTGTGGATGGTGCGCAGGGCCGAGCTGAGCTGAACAATGTAGGCCCAGATCAGAGACTCTGGGAGCAGACCTGCGTGCTGCCGTGGTGGAGGAGGCTCATGTTGTCCtgcatacaaacacatgttttgtcAGCTAATCATCCTTGTCAATCATTCTGTTTGCGATTGCGTGCAGATCTTGGTATTACTTGCCTTGTCATAGATTGTACGTCTGATAACCAACATGCGGTTGTGCAATGGGGTTGGGGTGCGTACTGAACAAAAGCCACAATCTCATACTGAGGGTAGGAGTTGGACGAAACGTTAGTTCCTCTAAAGGCAAAATTTTTCCCTTCTTTACAATTCACGTGTTTTATGACGCATGTTTACTACAGACTAGACAGATACTGGGGTCCGAACGGTTTTGCTTCCTCTGTTTTGAATGCCTGTAGGTAGGCCTTACCGCACCTGTCCTGAGATCAGTTTCAGCCACAGTTTCCTCCAAGTTCTAATGTCTCTCTTGCTCACATGCGTATCAACTGTCAAACTGAGGAGACTTAACAGACTCCAAAATTCACATCCTATTTTACGTGTCAAGACAACCACAAGAGAGAAGTTTAAATCCTTAAGTTCTGCGAGAATgtgtaatgatttttttgtttggtgataaacacgttaaaaaaaaacaaaaaaaccaaTGTaagcacaaccacacaaactgCAAAATGTGAGAACACACGCTTAAATAGACCCTGGGCAATCACCTAATTATCAAACTCTAAAGGTGTGAAGCAGAGGGGAATATGAAGTGATGTTGGGCTTATTTCAGTGTGAGGGCGGAGGGGAAGCAAGACCAACTCACCCCACTTCCTCTTAGTGAAGTACGAGTCCGCTGCTGGGTCATTGAAGTGTCTGCCGAACATGGTTTCTGCACCCGCGTGGAAGTCGTAAGAGAACACCAACGCTAAGGCAAAAAGAAGTGGACATGGATTAGAGCTTTGAATCAATCAGCAAACCTCAAACAGTTCTGTGGGTAAACTCCCTGGCCAATTCTGAAAAGGGATAAAGAGTTTACATGCAGTACTACAATAATAATGGCACCGTGTGAGGAACAAAGTTAAGTGAAGTTGATGGAGTTTCTAAGCTCCAGTTACTGATCCAACCATTGACAATGGTGCTGGTGACCGAGGGACCAGGGAATCTCTTCCTTATTGGTCTACCGGGTCACTTTTCCACTTCCACGTTGGAGCACAATTAATGTGTCTAGTGGTTAGTTTCGGAATGTAAGTGGCTAACCTCATAAAATTAATAGCCTGACTCTGCGAATGGGTCGTTCATCTCAATTTGTGATACGGGAGAGATTCCGCCGGCCCCTCGTTTTATTCTGCCAGGTCATCGTTTTTCAGATCATAATTGATCTGCATAAGGATGGAGCCTCCACTAAGTTCTgaaaagtctttattttttcccttATCCTGTGCCATAAGGTAACATATATATCAGCACACCTTGAATGGAAAAAATTGGGCTGAATACTAAAAGAGccaattatatataaatacaatcaaAGTGGAAAATATAATCATCTATACAGAAGCTTAATGTTTGAGACAAGTGCTAAAACGAACAGTATTTACAAAGACAAACTGTCAGAAGCGAAGTATTAGATTCACAGAAGTCCTGTACACATAAATTAGTGTCAACACTTACAGTGGTCTCCAAAGGCCTTGGTGGTAAAGACCTCCCTCAGCGTTACAGAGTTTGAGTGCTGGATCTTCTTCCACATGTCGACCAGCATCATGCACTTGGTGTTAACGAGGCGGAAACctgaacacattttaaagatgcaCAACAAACATACAGGCAATTAGAAATCATACACGATCACTGTGCCACAGACAGACATGGTGACGACTGATTCCTGCACTGATTATCCAAACTAACTAACAAGCCTTGTAATCAAGTTAGCTTTTGTCTGCTGCACAACAGTGAtgcttttgttttacttttaaagagGGAGGCGACCAATGTTGCTTTCTTCAAGTTTTAACACCTAATTACATAATTTGACACCGTGGCTATTTGGGTTCTGTGACATCTGCATTTTGCTTCTTTGAAAGACTATTTCTGACCATGTATCCTCCTTAGGCAGTAAGGCAGGTCATCCTTGCTGTTGACGGCCTTGTAGCAGGAGGTGATGTAGCTGAAGTTGCTGGTCTTCTGCATGCGGTTTGGTGGGGGGAGGGCCTCGATAGGAAACAGGCTGTGGTAGCTGTCCACTTCAGACGGTACATCTGTTACAGACAGaggcaaaaacaaataattgtaaataacaTGACAAACAAGCTTCTGCACTTACACACATCATCAAAGTAGTAATGGTATTTTGAAAAACTACTTCAGCAATAGATTCAGAATTTcgtaattttttttaagaaccaaacaaaagaaaaaacacatgtggTTAACAAACTTCAACCCGTATTTCACAACACCCTTCCGCACAACCATGATGACCCCAAGCCCCAAAGTAACTTCCTGTTTGTATAAGCCAGCACTTTTCCATTCTTCGCTTGTGAATAATAGATCATCGATCATTCTCTCGTTTGATATGAAGCTTTATTTGGAAGTATTTTACTGTCAGCCTGCTGTattctgctgcacacacacaaatcatcgAATCGAAACACGTTTGTTGTGTCAACAGAGAAGACCTTTTACCTGGGTTTTCTGCATGGTCAATCTGGGCCATGGTTATCAGATGTCTGTTTATTAACTCCTGAAGTAGAAACAGGGAGgcagaaactttaaaaaatgaactcTAGAGAAGAGAACAATGGGGATGTTTGTTGAGACATGAGGATGGTGATTGGGTAATACCTGTCGAAGTTCATCAGCCATGAAGAAGGACGGGGCATTCGCTTTCGGCTGCATGTAAGCCACATGGGGTGCAGTGGGGGGGTAGATATGGTACGTAGGAAACACCTGTGACGAAACCAGAAAAATACAGCTTCCTATTTATTGAGAAATGAAAACCAATGTGATCGCACATGTAGATCTGCTCCCCGAAGCATTTAGCAACATGAATGTGATGAAACAAAACTGTGAGGTGGGTACATAACAATGCAATTAATTTACagatttacatacattttataatttatgataaaaaaaattaaatgtcaCCAAGTCAAATTGCATCTTTGTATCTTTTTTGTTGTGCTTTACTAGGTTCAGTACACGGAAATTTCTTGACCAAAATGCTGAATAGAATACCAGGTGCAGCACATACCATCCCTGCCATCGGTGCTGGGGTGTTGTCTGTGTAGAAGTAGGTGGTCCCCCCTACAGTTTCCTTCTGGATAATGTGAGCGCCCTGGTCCGCTGCAGTGGCGGGCCCCATGTAGTTTGCAGGGTTTGGGGTATGACTGCGCCGTCGAGGGGCGGGTGAGGTGTGCGGCGTAATTTTTGGggagtggagaggagaagagccGGCAGACAAGGACATGCCTGAAATTCAAAACAGGAGGAAATATTATTttcaggaaagagaagaaaaagcagtATTAACTGGCTGTATTCAATAAAAAGTGGAGCGCGCTGATtttttcagtttgcagttctatCCCCAAAAACCCACCTGGAGccagtgcagcagctgtggaaCTGCTGAGACTGGGATGTGGAAAGACAGGTGAGGGGAAGGCCTGGACAGTGGACTGTGGCATGGCGGCCATACGTGGAGCTCCCTTAGGGATGAACTCACTCGCTGTTGGGTTAGGAGCCTGGTAGCACAAGAAAAATGAGGAAAGAATGCCATGAAGTTTACCACTGCTGTCAGAGACCAAACTATGGCGGAAAATGCATAATATTTCATGTTGCTCATACAAGTTCTGTGTTGAGCTTCAAAAGCCCTTTAAAATTATTTGGATTTCTTCAATTAAATGCTTGTGAGCTCACCTTTCTCCTTTGAGAAATGCTGAGAGCACCAAAGTCACTGAAGAGTGAGGATGTCGGAGAATTCACTGGATCTGTGAAAGGCCATGGAGTGTTAAGACTTGAGCAGCGGTGCTTACAATATTCAGTGGATGAgttcaaactgctgcttcacagaGCACTGTGCGAGGCTTACCGTGAGTGCTGTGGCTGAAGTTCTTGGCACCGTCATTGAGGAGACtgggggagctgctgctggtagTCATTCGCTGAAGAGAACACCATCAAGAACAGTTATTGCCATTAATTGATGTTGTGATCAAAACCTGTGATCCCGAACAAAACAGGTTCAACTAATGTAGATCCTCAGGTTATCTAGAGAATTACAGctatgtaaacacacaacatctatTTTTAAAGCTTTCATTTATATCTACAGATTCCCTCTTGTACCTGCATCATGGAGTATTTAGACTCTGCTGGGCTTCCAAACCCATTGACCCcaatgaagctgctgctgaagtAAGAGTTGGTGAGACTGGCATCGCTCAGGTTTGCGCCCTCCATCCCTGGGACtgtggaggacagagacaaaAGTTCAACCTGTAATATTGGCTCCAATACCTAGAATAACTTAAGCCCTAACGGTCAGACATCAATGCCAAAGTCACCACTACTGAATGTTTGCATATCTAATCACAGGGGACATTAGAGAGCATGTAAACATTCCCACAACTGCAGGGAGAGTTTAACATGCTGTCACGGGGGGATACTACGTGTGGAGAGGGACAAACTTTGAAACTGCAACTGCTGGTTTTCAGGGATTCAGGTTAAAATTTACGTGAGCAGCTTTTTACAGCAGAGCTACAGGTGAATGTTAGTAACTTGTTATTACTTGAGGTTGGGAAtagacaacacaaaacaaagcccAGTGGACAGCTAGCTTAGCTAAGCTAATGTTAGCAAACATTCAAACTCATGTCTAGACAGAAACACTATAGTTAACATCATCAAATATTAACTGGAATAGAAATGACGGCACCAACGCTGAGACTTACAAAGTCTCACCGGAGACAAGTCAAATATGCTAAAGTTacttaaaaacagtttaatgCAAATGTAGCTAAGGCTAGCTGGCTAATAGCCGCAATAGCTCGCGGATTTTTGCCCACTCACAGCTGTCACACAGCAGGCCTCCAGAGtaagctgcagcagcatggcgaaagttaatattattatcaAGCACAACTACAGCTACCTGAACACTATTCACATCACAGCTGAGGAGGACAGGGCGCGCTGGTTGCATACCGAGAGGTTTGCATCATGCTGGGCAGAGAAATGTGACCCACGTTGTTTTGGGGTGAAGAGGCCTCCATGAGACCTCGGGCTAAATTTTTACACAGCCCCACAAGGCCCAAAAGTAAAGTCACAGCCAGTCAGTCCATGTGAGGCCTCGTTGTGCTGTAATTACTACTCACTGGTTAGCATCTGTCCTTCCAGCGACGTGACTGCAGGCC
The window above is part of the Platichthys flesus chromosome 21, fPlaFle2.1, whole genome shotgun sequence genome. Proteins encoded here:
- the pan3 gene encoding PAN2-PAN3 deadenylation complex subunit PAN3 isoform X2, coding for MNHSLIIGGAMNSGLPVSAVPLGGVGIPNIKVKFCRYYAKDKTCFYGEECQFLHEDPSMTSLPLHGGGSSPVPLSMAGGGGTPAGYPLGGSAAACPGVGGTGVSKKSETLGPAVTSLEGQMLTIPGMEGANLSDASLTNSYFSSSFIGVNGFGSPAESKYSMMQRMTTSSSSPSLLNDGAKNFSHSTHDPVNSPTSSLFSDFGALSISQRRKAPNPTASEFIPKGAPRMAAMPQSTVQAFPSPVFPHPSLSSSTAAALAPGMSLSAGSSPLHSPKITPHTSPAPRRRSHTPNPANYMGPATAADQGAHIIQKETVGGTTYFYTDNTPAPMAGMVFPTYHIYPPTAPHVAYMQPKANAPSFFMADELRQELINRHLITMAQIDHAENPDVPSEVDSYHSLFPIEALPPPNRMQKTSNFSYITSCYKAVNSKDDLPYCLRRIHGFRLVNTKCMMLVDMWKKIQHSNSVTLREVFTTKAFGDHSLVFSYDFHAGAETMFGRHFNDPAADSYFTKRKWGQHEPPPPRQHAGLLPESLIWAYIVQLSSALRTIHTAGLACRVMDPSKILITGKTRLRVNCVGVFDVLTFDSSQTNHLALMPQYQQADLVSLGKVVLALACNSLAGIQRENLQKAMELVSINYSSDLKNLILYLLTEQSRMRSVNDIMPMIGARFYTQLDASQMRNDVIEEDLAKEVQNGRLFRLLAKLGTINERPEFQKDPSWSETGDRYLLKLLRDHLFHQVTEAGTPWIDLSHIVSCLNKLDAGVPEKISLVSRDEKSILVVTYSDLKRCFDSTFQELQAAASGSL
- the pan3 gene encoding PAN2-PAN3 deadenylation complex subunit PAN3 isoform X3 translates to MNSGLPVSAVPLGGVGIPNIKVKFCRYYAKDKTCFYGEECQFLHEDPSMTSLPLHGGGSSPVPLSMAGGGGTPAGYPLGGSAAACPGVGGTGVSKKSETLGPAVTSLEGQMLTIPGMEGANLSDASLTNSYFSSSFIGVNGFGSPAESKYSMMQRMTTSSSSPSLLNDGAKNFSHSTHDPVNSPTSSLFSDFGALSISQRRKAPNPTASEFIPKGAPRMAAMPQSTVQAFPSPVFPHPSLSSSTAAALAPGMSLSAGSSPLHSPKITPHTSPAPRRRSHTPNPANYMGPATAADQGAHIIQKETVGGTTYFYTDNTPAPMAGMVFPTYHIYPPTAPHVAYMQPKANAPSFFMADELRQELINRHLITMAQIDHAENPDVPSEVDSYHSLFPIEALPPPNRMQKTSNFSYITSCYKAVNSKDDLPYCLRRIHGFRLVNTKCMMLVDMWKKIQHSNSVTLREVFTTKAFGDHSLVFSYDFHAGAETMFGRHFNDPAADSYFTKRKWGQHEPPPPRQHAGLLPESLIWAYIVQLSSALRTIHTAGLACRVMDPSKILITGKTRLRVNCVGVFDVLTFDSSQTNHLALMPQYQQADLVSLGKVVLALACNSLAGIQRENLQKAMELVSINYSSDLKNLILYLLTEQSRMRSVNDIMPMIGARFYTQLDASQMRNDVIEEDLAKEVQNGRLFRLLAKLGTINERPEFQKDPSWSETGDRYLLKLLRDHLFHQVTEAGTPWIDLSHIVSCLNKLDAGVPEKISLVSRDEKSILVVTYSDLKRCFDSTFQELQAAASGSL
- the pan3 gene encoding PAN2-PAN3 deadenylation complex subunit PAN3 isoform X1 translates to MNHSLIISGGAMNSGLPVSAVPLGGVGIPNIKVKFCRYYAKDKTCFYGEECQFLHEDPSMTSLPLHGGGSSPVPLSMAGGGGTPAGYPLGGSAAACPGVGGTGVSKKSETLGPAVTSLEGQMLTIPGMEGANLSDASLTNSYFSSSFIGVNGFGSPAESKYSMMQRMTTSSSSPSLLNDGAKNFSHSTHDPVNSPTSSLFSDFGALSISQRRKAPNPTASEFIPKGAPRMAAMPQSTVQAFPSPVFPHPSLSSSTAAALAPGMSLSAGSSPLHSPKITPHTSPAPRRRSHTPNPANYMGPATAADQGAHIIQKETVGGTTYFYTDNTPAPMAGMVFPTYHIYPPTAPHVAYMQPKANAPSFFMADELRQELINRHLITMAQIDHAENPDVPSEVDSYHSLFPIEALPPPNRMQKTSNFSYITSCYKAVNSKDDLPYCLRRIHGFRLVNTKCMMLVDMWKKIQHSNSVTLREVFTTKAFGDHSLVFSYDFHAGAETMFGRHFNDPAADSYFTKRKWGQHEPPPPRQHAGLLPESLIWAYIVQLSSALRTIHTAGLACRVMDPSKILITGKTRLRVNCVGVFDVLTFDSSQTNHLALMPQYQQADLVSLGKVVLALACNSLAGIQRENLQKAMELVSINYSSDLKNLILYLLTEQSRMRSVNDIMPMIGARFYTQLDASQMRNDVIEEDLAKEVQNGRLFRLLAKLGTINERPEFQKDPSWSETGDRYLLKLLRDHLFHQVTEAGTPWIDLSHIVSCLNKLDAGVPEKISLVSRDEKSILVVTYSDLKRCFDSTFQELQAAASGSL